The Deltaproteobacteria bacterium genome includes the window TGCTCTGCTTTTTCTTTCTCGCCCACGCCAAACTCGCAAACGTTGTCTGCTCCCCCACGCTCTTTCCTCCCGCCTCACCTTGTCGGTCTTTCTGCTCTTCGTTATTAGACGACTTGCTAGATGACTTGTTCAGAGATTCCTTAAGTAGCCGTTTCGTTCGATTCTGGATTCTTGCAAAAGTGAATTGACATAAGCTTTCGATCCGATATAAACAACCTATCGAAATTGGCTATGCAACGACAAGGGAGGGGCTATGAATAGACGGGATTTTCTACTACAAGGTCTGACGGTTTCCGCGGGTGTCGCGCTCGGCGGCTTGCCCAAATTTGCCGGCTTGGTTCACGCCGACGATCCAACCAAGTGGCGTACCTTTGAAGTGGTAACGACCATCGAAGTGAAAGACGCTTTGGGGGCGACGCGAGCGTGGGTGCCGGTGCCGCTATCCAGCCCGACGGATTATTTCAAGCGTGACCCCGATAGCTTCACGGGCAATTTCAAAGCCGCCCGCTCGGTGCAGTACGACAAGCACGGTACCGGAATGGTCTTCGCCGAATGGGCGCCGAGCGAAAAGGCTCCACAGCTCGAAGTCAAAAGCCGCTTCATGACTCGCGACCGAGCCATTGACGTGAACTCGAAACCTGCGGTGGCGGCGAAAGAAAATCCCGCGGTGCTCAATTATTTCCGCCAGCCCTCCAAGCTCATTCGTACCGATGGCGTCGTCGGTTCGACTTCGAAGAGCATCGTCATGGGTTTGAAGACCGACGTCGACAAGGCGAGAGCGATCTACGAATGGATCGTCGACAACACTTTTCGCGACGCCAAGGTGAAGGGCTGCGGCATCGGCGATATTTCGACCATGCTCGAAAGCGGCTATTTGGGCGGCAAGTGCGCCGATTTGAACGCGCTGTATGTCGGTCTGGCCCGCGCCGCCGGTTTGCCCGCGCGCGACATGTACGGCGTACGCTGCGCGGTGTCGTCGGAATTCAAAAGTCTCGGGCGTGCCGACGACATCACGGGCGCGCAGCATTGCCGCGCCGAAGTTTATCTCAATGGCTACGGCTGGACGCCGGTGGATCCCGCCGACGTTCGCAAAGTCGTGCTCGAAGAAAATTTACCCGGCGAGCAGCTGGCTTTGACCGATCCGAAGGTGAAGCGCGCGCGAGAAAAACTATTCGGCGCTTGGGAAATGAACTGGCTGCCGTACAACTACGGCCACGACATCAAGCTGCCCGGGTCAAAATTGCCGGAGATTGCATTCCTCATGTACCCGCAATTGGAGACCGCCAATGGCCGGCGCGACAGTTTGGATCCGGCGAATTTCAAATACACCATCAAGTCGAAAGAAATCGTTTAGTTCGAATTCGAAATGAGCGTTACCCAAGGCCTCCACAGCGATGTGGGGGCCTTGTTGTTTGTGGTGGGGAAGATTCTGGGACCTTCCGATTGTCCGTCATACCGGCGCAGGCCGGTATCCAGGAGAGGCGAGGGCAGGCGGGTCGCGACCGCCCCTACGCGATTTCGGAATGCTATCGGCTCAGTGCTTCTTGAATTACTCTGGCGACGTAGACGTGGGTGAGATGGGCGCGGTATTCGGACGAGCCGTTGATGTCTTCGATCACTTCGATGTTGCGCGTCGACTCGGCGGCGGCTGCTTCGATTGATTTCTGATCGAGTTTTATTCCAGTCAACATCTGCTCGCTGCGTTCCGGCCGATAGGCCTTGTCGGCGACTCCGGTGATACCAATGGCCGCGCGGCCGCATGTACCGGCGGCGTCAACCGCCAAACGCACGGCGACGCCGGTGACGGCGAAGCCGGATGAGCGCGGCGCAGCTTTCTGATAAGCCGTCTTGTCGCCACCGGTCAGCGGCACTTTTATACCCGTGACGATCTCGTCCGGTTCCAGCACACTCATCAGCAAGCCCAGAAAAAAATCGTCGCACGTCACCCAGCGCTCGCCGCTGGGGCCGAAGACGCGAATCTCGGCGTCCAATGCAATTACCGCCGCCGGCCAATCGCCGGCCGGATCGGCGTGGGCGATGCTGCCGCCGATGGTGCCGCGGTTGCGCACTTGCACGTCGGCGATGGTCGTCGCGGTTTGCGGCAGCAGCGCGCACTTGGCTTTGAGCAGATCGGAGTACTCAATCTGCTCGTGCGTGACCAGTGCGCCAACGATCAGATTGTTGCCGTCTTCCGTGATCGTATCCAATCCGGGGATGCGACCGATGTCGACCAAGTAAGCCGGTTTCGACAAACGCATCTTCATCAGTGGCAGCAAGCTTTGGCCGCCGGAAATAATTTTCACGTCATCTTTGTGCTCGGAAAGAAGTTTCACCGCGTCGGGCAATGAGCGGGGCGCAAAGTATTCGAACGAACCGGGTACCATGACTAAAAAGTCCTCCGCTCTTTTTCCGGATTGTGATTGATCAAGCGCCACACCGCCTCGGGCGTGATCGGCAGTTCGCAAACTTTCACGCCAAACGGTTGCAGCGCGTCTTCGACGGCGCTGGCGATGGCGGCGGGCGACGGGATCGCCGCGCCTTCGCCGGCGGCCTTTTGGCCGAGGGGCGTGAATGGCGACGGCGATGGCTGATGAATCACTTCGACGCGCGGTGTCTCTGCGGTGGAGCACTTACCGTAATCCAAATATGTGATCGTCAGCGGTTGGCCTTCCGGGCTGTACATGAAGCCTTCGCCGAGCGCGACGGCGATACCGTGTGCCGCCGAACCGTAAACTTGGCCGTTGACGACATCGGGATTGATCACCGTGCCGTTGTCGCCGACGATCAGATAGCGCAGCACATGGACCGAGCCGGTATTCTTATCGACTTCGACGATGGCCGCGTGGGCGCCGGCGGAAAAGGTAAACTGCGCGCGTACTCGACGATCGGCGCCGGGGACGATGTTCGGCTTGGCATGGGGAAACATGTAGTAGAAGGTCGCTTCCATTCCCGGTTCCATGTCGTCGGGAATCAGATGTTGGTTGTTGTAGGCGATGCGGCCTAACTCGGCAAAAGTAATTTGTTTCGCCGGTGCGCCGGGAACCTTGACCACGCTGTCTTCGATGATCAATTCGGATGGCTCAACTTTTAGATTGAATGCCGCGAGCCGTAAAATTTTCTCGCGCAGCTTGTTCGCCGCGCCGTGAATCGCGCCGATGTCGTAGAGATGGAAATTATTGCCGCTGTTGGCCGCGGCGACGCCCCAGGAGGACAGATCGCTGTCGAAAGGGATCGTGGTGCTGAATTTATCCGGCGTCGAGCCGAGAACATCGGCGGCAACTTGCGCGGTCGTAGTTTCATGCGCTTGGCCGCAGTTGGGCGAGCCCAAGTGGAGCGACAGGGTGCCGTTCTTTTCCAATTTGATCTTGGCGCCGTTGACGCCGCCGGAGCCGGGCGGTTCCTTCATCTCGGGAAAGATCGCCATGTCGCGGGCGGCGTTGCGTCCGCCGGGCTCGACGCCGATGACGACACCGATGCCGATCAGCTTGCCTTGCTCGCGCGCTTTCTTTTGCTCTTCGCGCAGCTTGTCGTAGTCGATTTTCTCCAACAGAGTTTTTAGTAGTCCGGGGTAATCGCCGCTGTCGTAGACGTTGCCGCTGATGGTGGTGTACGGCATCTCGCTCGCTTGGATCAAATTTTTTCGCCGCACTTCGATGGGACTTAGATTCAGCGCCTGAGCGACCCGGTCCATCATCCGTTCCCAGATGAAACACATGCCCGGCTTGCCGATGCCGCGGTTGGGAATGACCGGACATTTGTTGGTCACCACCGCGTTGCCTTCCATGTAGATGGCCGGCGTATTGTAGGTGTTCGACAGGTTGTTGAGCTTGTTGGTGAAGTGGATCGTCAGCGTGCTAATCGATCCGCCAACGTCGTCGTATTCTTTGAACTTGAGTCCCAACACCGTGCCGTCGTTCTTCACCGCCGCTTCGGCTTCCACTTCCTGGGCGCAGGCATGGCCGCCGGCCATCATATGTTCGGTGCGATCCTCGATCCACTTTACCGGCCGGCCGGTCTTCATCGCAAGCAAAGATACGAGAACGACGTACTTGCGGATCAAATGAATCTTCTGGCCGAAACCGCCGCCGACATCGGGAATGATCACGCGGATGTCTTGCAGGCCGAGCGCTTCGCGCAGGCCGTCGTAAATCACTTCCGGCACCTGCGCCGTGACCCAGACGGTTAACCGCTTACTGGCCGCATCGAACGAAGCAATGACGTTGAATGGTTCGAGCGGCGTCGAGCTGTAGCGATGAATTTTTAGATTTTCTTTGACCACACGATCGGCGGATTTAAACGCCGCATCGATGTCGCCGTATTGCAACGAACCTGTCCAAGCTAAGTTGCTGCCGAGCTCGTCGAACAAAGCCGCCGCCGATGGCTTGATCGCTTCATGAACGTCGACATTAGGCCGCAGCGGTTCGTAGTCAACTTGGATCAATTCGAGAGCATCTTCCGCCGTACCGCGATCCCAGGCCGCCACCGCGCCGATGGGTTCGCCGACATAGCGAACCTTGTCGACGGCGCCGGCATACTCGTCAATCGGTCTTTTCAAACCCGCGGCGTAGCGGCCCGGCTTGAACGGCTTGGTGAGTTTCTTGACATCGTCGGGTGTGATCACCGCGAAGACATTGGGATGGCTCAGCGCCTCGGAAGCATCGACGGAAAGTATTTTCGCATGGGCGTGGGGACTGCGCAGGATCATCGCTTGGAGCATGCCGGGCATGGTGAAATCGTCGGTGAACAGCCCGCGGCCGGTGACATGTCTGGGGCCTTCTTTGCTGCGACTACGAGCGCCTACGAATTTTTTGTCTGCCATAGTAATTTCAGTTTTGAGTTTTAAGTTCTTAGTTTTTAGTGGCTCGGAAGAGAAAACTAAAAACTAAACCCTCAAACCTTAGCACTCCTTTGTTTCTCAGCCGCGTCTTTAACCGCATCGACGATCTGCACATAGCCGGTGCACATGCAGAGATTGCCGGCCAACGCTTTGCGGATCTCGTCTTCGGATGGATTGGGGTTTTTCTGTAAGAGCGCGTGGCTGGTCATCACCATTCCAGGCGTGCAGTAGCCGCACTGAAAGGCGTAGTTGTTGACGAACGCCTCTTGCACAGGATTGAGCTCGCCGTCTTTGGCCAGCCCTTCGATTGTCGTGATCTCCCGCCCGTCCGCCTGCACCGCAAAGTGAAGGCAAGACTTCACGACTTTGCCATCGAGCAGAATCGAGCAAGCGCCGCACTCGCCGATCACACAGCCGACGTGAGTACCGGTCAGACCGATGGTTTCTCGCAGGAAATGAGCGAGCAATATGCGCGGTTCAACTTCATCTTCGTAGACCCGGCCGTTAATTGTCACACGAATCGTCTGTTTCATAAGGCGGAACAATATCTGTAGAGATTCGGTGAATCAAGCTTCGCGGTGATGGCGCGCGATACTTTCGCGCCGCGCTTAAACGGAGTGGAGTAATGTCAATGTGGTCAGTTAAGGACTTGGGGTCAGAAATCACAATCACTACAGTCTATCCGCCCCTCTCCGTCAGGCGCGCCGACCAGCGCGATAGTATCGTACTGATATTTGCTAGTTCGCTTACTGCCCAGCCATGCTCCCGCACCAGTAATGCGACAGTTATCATCGCGGCGAAACGTCTTTCGCCGTTGATTGCCCCGCGCGATGACGTGATAGAGCAGTCCGGGCGCGAAGACTCTGGGACGGCGGGCCATGAGAAGGGATTAACCGAAACAGGGGACCAATATCAAGACTGGAGTGATTGTTATGTCTGACCCCATACATTTATCATTCACCTCGGAAAGAGTTCGCCATTTATCGAGATCGTCCCGGACCATGGCAAGGTGAGTCATGCGCCAAAGATCACACATCGCGATTTCCACGCCGACAATAGTTGTGCTAACGTTGAAATCAGTGAAGCACTCGGCGAAATGAAACCCGGAGATCTATTGATTCACGGCTACGACCTGATGCGGGGCGCCGATACGAATCCGGCGGAACATGTCGGCTTCAAACGGTTTCATTGGTTGATCGCGTCAGCGTCACAAATGCCGACGCCAGGTCGTTATTATCTCGCTTGCGGACATACAAACCGTCTGCCAAAACAGCAAGCGCGGTTTCCAGTTCTCTTTGTGGAAACCGCCCGGGAAATTATGCCACTACAGGATTAAACTTGCTTCATCAGTGCGATCCTCAAACAGTGCCGAATGGCACGCGATAGTTTTTGTAACTAAACTCCCTTGGACGCTGCTCTGATGATTTTTCCGAAAGTGAAACTATTGACAACAAATATTGAAGTGGCTAGTCAGTTGTTGCTCTATCGTCGTGCCGTGAGTTAACTCGCCCGCAGATGATGGCAACGCTCCTCAGAAATAGGGATCACACTTGAAAGATAATCCATTCACTCCCAATCTGTGTTCAAAATGACCGATCGAACGTGCGTCGCCGCTATTATAGTGTGGCCGTTTATTTTTCTCTTCCCGTATACGTTTAACGATATCGGCAGTGGCAATGATTTCGGTCAGCTCTACTACGTTTACAAAGTGTATTTGCTCTCGATGTTGAACAGCGGCCATTTCCCGCTGTGGTCGCCGACCGAGGGCGGCGGTTACCCGTTTTTCTCGAGCCCTTTTGCCCAAGCGTTCTATCCGCTCAATCTGTTTTACTTCGCTTACTACAAACTCTTGGGCCGCTTTGCGCCCTGGGATTATCAAATCCTGACGATATTCGGAATCAGCATCTTCGGCTCGGGCTTGTTTCTCTGGCTGCGCCGGTTGGCCGTGGCCGCGCCGGTGGCGTTGGTGACCGTGATGATCTCAGTCATCAGCCTTAAGGTAACCGAGTTGCTGCGTTTGCCCAACGCGTTGCATTGTGCGGCATGGCTGCCGTGGCTTTTGTATGGCGCCACAGTTGCCACAGACTTAAGTAAAGTAAAGTTCGGAGCCACGGTGTTTGGCGCCGCCCTCGTGATGCTCCTCACAGCCGGATATCCTTATTACATTATCTACGCATTGCTCTTGATTCCCGCCTATGTTGTTGCGATGGCGTTGGCGCCGTCGCGTAATCTATTCATCGGCGAATCTCCAGAGAGTCCCAGCAGTTTTACTTGCTACGCGATTCACATCGGCGTCGCCGCGGGTTGCGCAGGTATCCTGACATTCCCATGGCTGCGTCATATGCAGACATTAATGGCGCAAACAGTGGATCGGGGCACACCCGACTTCCAATACGCGACGGGACATACATTTAGCCCGCTAAAAACACTCGGATCCTGGATCTTTCCACCCGTATCCAACATGGAAGGCTGGTACTACTTTGGAATGGCAACGACACTCGTCATTGGGTTCTATATATTTTCGGTTTCGGCGAATTTCGGCGTCACATCCCGCGAGCGCCGGCTTTCCATCATGCTTTTAGCGTGGCTTGCGTTTATCAACTATTTCTCTTGGGGCCGCGATTCGGCGTTGTTCACCTGGACTTGGCATCATCTCCCGGTGCTCAATCAAATGCGTGTATGGGGCCGAATGAACATCATTCAGGTGCCGATCATCGCAATGCTGCTGGCCATGGCGATCCACCATTTTCTGCATGCGATTTCTAGCCGCCAACTGATCGGCAGCCGCAAGGGCATTTGGGTAGTCGCCGAAGTCATCGTGTTAACGCTTGCGATCCTCAG containing:
- a CDS encoding transglutaminase, with protein sequence MNRRDFLLQGLTVSAGVALGGLPKFAGLVHADDPTKWRTFEVVTTIEVKDALGATRAWVPVPLSSPTDYFKRDPDSFTGNFKAARSVQYDKHGTGMVFAEWAPSEKAPQLEVKSRFMTRDRAIDVNSKPAVAAKENPAVLNYFRQPSKLIRTDGVVGSTSKSIVMGLKTDVDKARAIYEWIVDNTFRDAKVKGCGIGDISTMLESGYLGGKCADLNALYVGLARAAGLPARDMYGVRCAVSSEFKSLGRADDITGAQHCRAEVYLNGYGWTPVDPADVRKVVLEENLPGEQLALTDPKVKRAREKLFGAWEMNWLPYNYGHDIKLPGSKLPEIAFLMYPQLETANGRRDSLDPANFKYTIKSKEIV
- a CDS encoding xanthine dehydrogenase family protein subunit M; its protein translation is MVPGSFEYFAPRSLPDAVKLLSEHKDDVKIISGGQSLLPLMKMRLSKPAYLVDIGRIPGLDTITEDGNNLIVGALVTHEQIEYSDLLKAKCALLPQTATTIADVQVRNRGTIGGSIAHADPAGDWPAAVIALDAEIRVFGPSGERWVTCDDFFLGLLMSVLEPDEIVTGIKVPLTGGDKTAYQKAAPRSSGFAVTGVAVRLAVDAAGTCGRAAIGITGVADKAYRPERSEQMLTGIKLDQKSIEAAAAESTRNIEVIEDINGSSEYRAHLTHVYVARVIQEALSR
- a CDS encoding xanthine dehydrogenase family protein molybdopterin-binding subunit; the protein is MADKKFVGARSRSKEGPRHVTGRGLFTDDFTMPGMLQAMILRSPHAHAKILSVDASEALSHPNVFAVITPDDVKKLTKPFKPGRYAAGLKRPIDEYAGAVDKVRYVGEPIGAVAAWDRGTAEDALELIQVDYEPLRPNVDVHEAIKPSAAALFDELGSNLAWTGSLQYGDIDAAFKSADRVVKENLKIHRYSSTPLEPFNVIASFDAASKRLTVWVTAQVPEVIYDGLREALGLQDIRVIIPDVGGGFGQKIHLIRKYVVLVSLLAMKTGRPVKWIEDRTEHMMAGGHACAQEVEAEAAVKNDGTVLGLKFKEYDDVGGSISTLTIHFTNKLNNLSNTYNTPAIYMEGNAVVTNKCPVIPNRGIGKPGMCFIWERMMDRVAQALNLSPIEVRRKNLIQASEMPYTTISGNVYDSGDYPGLLKTLLEKIDYDKLREEQKKAREQGKLIGIGVVIGVEPGGRNAARDMAIFPEMKEPPGSGGVNGAKIKLEKNGTLSLHLGSPNCGQAHETTTAQVAADVLGSTPDKFSTTIPFDSDLSSWGVAAANSGNNFHLYDIGAIHGAANKLREKILRLAAFNLKVEPSELIIEDSVVKVPGAPAKQITFAELGRIAYNNQHLIPDDMEPGMEATFYYMFPHAKPNIVPGADRRVRAQFTFSAGAHAAIVEVDKNTGSVHVLRYLIVGDNGTVINPDVVNGQVYGSAAHGIAVALGEGFMYSPEGQPLTITYLDYGKCSTAETPRVEVIHQPSPSPFTPLGQKAAGEGAAIPSPAAIASAVEDALQPFGVKVCELPITPEAVWRLINHNPEKERRTF
- a CDS encoding (2Fe-2S)-binding protein, translated to MKQTIRVTINGRVYEDEVEPRILLAHFLRETIGLTGTHVGCVIGECGACSILLDGKVVKSCLHFAVQADGREITTIEGLAKDGELNPVQEAFVNNYAFQCGYCTPGMVMTSHALLQKNPNPSEDEIRKALAGNLCMCTGYVQIVDAVKDAAEKQRSAKV